The Borreliella andersonii genome has a segment encoding these proteins:
- a CDS encoding tetratricopeptide repeat protein, translated as MLDEKILDALEDLSSIPDDQLLDVTEKSKRGYQLIKEERLSEAESLFSDILEKDNENNYALVGLGDIERKKNNYDKAIVYYQKCLVKHPSNNYALFGLGDCYRSLDNYKKATDIWEEYLKYDPENITVLTRVAASYRKLKNFQKSKQIYLKVMELMPDNDYALVGIGHLYYDFKEYKEALKYWLKMYELNQSKVDVRVLTSIGNCYRKLREFTRGIYFFKKALEISPSNFYAVFGLADCYRGNKEYKEALKYWLDIIEKDPKNNLVLTRVGDAYRYLNDYENSQIYYRKALDVDFDMFAILGLALIQKEQGKYEEALIAIKSLIKNNPKNSALYVNAAECYEALGQIGNAVDILSSFLQLGMKNIVVIDYIAALRKKMVE; from the coding sequence ATGTTAGATGAAAAAATTTTAGATGCTTTAGAAGATCTCTCGAGTATTCCTGATGACCAGCTTCTTGATGTTACTGAGAAATCAAAAAGAGGGTATCAGTTAATCAAAGAAGAAAGACTCTCTGAAGCAGAAAGTTTATTTTCTGATATCCTTGAAAAGGATAATGAGAATAATTATGCTCTTGTTGGACTTGGAGATATTGAAAGGAAGAAGAATAATTACGATAAAGCAATAGTTTATTATCAAAAATGTCTTGTTAAGCATCCAAGCAACAATTATGCTCTTTTTGGGCTTGGAGATTGTTACAGAAGTTTAGATAATTATAAAAAAGCCACAGACATATGGGAAGAATATTTAAAATATGATCCTGAAAATATAACAGTTTTAACAAGAGTTGCGGCATCTTACAGGAAGCTAAAAAATTTTCAAAAATCTAAGCAAATTTATCTTAAGGTAATGGAGTTAATGCCTGATAATGATTATGCTCTTGTAGGTATTGGTCATTTATATTATGACTTTAAAGAATACAAAGAAGCTTTAAAGTATTGGCTTAAAATGTATGAATTGAATCAATCCAAGGTTGATGTTAGGGTATTAACTTCAATTGGTAATTGTTATCGTAAGCTAAGGGAATTTACCAGAGGAATTTATTTTTTTAAAAAAGCTTTAGAAATTTCACCTAGCAATTTTTACGCTGTTTTTGGACTTGCTGATTGTTATAGGGGGAATAAAGAGTACAAAGAGGCTTTAAAATATTGGCTTGATATTATCGAAAAAGATCCAAAAAATAATTTGGTTCTTACAAGAGTAGGAGATGCTTATCGCTATTTAAATGATTATGAAAATTCTCAAATTTACTATAGAAAGGCTCTTGATGTTGATTTTGATATGTTTGCCATACTTGGACTTGCTCTTATTCAAAAGGAGCAAGGTAAATATGAAGAAGCATTAATAGCTATTAAAAGTTTAATTAAAAACAATCCTAAAAATTCGGCATTGTATGTTAATGCTGCTGAATGTTATGAAGCATTAGGGCAAATTGGAAATGCTGTTGATATTTTATCAAGCTTTTTACAGCTTGGTATGAAAAATATTGTTGTTATTGACTACATTGCGGCTCTTAGGAAAAAAATGGTGGAATGA
- a CDS encoding hemolysin family protein gives MLELIIILLFIALSAIFSASETAYTSLSMLQIQDIRKKGKSGISVYNLVQSPSKLITTILIGNNISNIVASTLTTKFVLEKYGNNALAISTGLITIIVLIFAEILPKQIAILNNEIIALSTSVFLKSLIFIFTPLIYIINKIIKKILNLFKVKANSQMTKESIKNMLSLAGSLGILKNDSRIFMQKMLDIDQVRASEIMTHRTEVFSLSSSSKLKDVIKLIKEEGYSRIPIYKGQSREQIIGILIAKDLIEVNKKDMNKNVSQFIKPAVFVQQNKRIKDILDIMRKKQKIMAIVIDEYGGFSGILTIEDIVEKIFGAISDEYDIKEEKPLITQIDDNTYSILGETTFDEIEEVIGVSIKHKEYTNTIGGYLIDLLDKIPTKNETVKTNDGEYFIKEIQNNKIETITFIKSKK, from the coding sequence ATGTTAGAATTAATCATAATACTACTATTTATAGCGTTATCTGCTATTTTCTCAGCATCTGAAACGGCTTATACCTCATTAAGCATGCTTCAGATACAAGACATAAGAAAAAAAGGAAAATCGGGAATATCTGTGTACAATTTGGTTCAATCTCCTTCAAAATTAATTACTACGATTCTTATCGGTAACAATATATCAAACATTGTAGCAAGTACACTTACAACAAAATTTGTACTTGAAAAATACGGAAACAACGCACTTGCAATATCAACAGGCCTAATAACAATAATCGTCCTAATTTTTGCAGAAATACTTCCAAAACAAATTGCAATTCTAAATAATGAAATAATTGCCCTATCTACTTCAGTTTTTTTAAAGTCATTAATTTTTATATTTACTCCACTAATATATATAATAAACAAAATAATAAAAAAAATATTAAATCTCTTTAAAGTTAAGGCTAACTCCCAAATGACTAAAGAGAGCATAAAAAATATGCTCTCTTTAGCAGGAAGTTTAGGAATTTTAAAAAATGACTCTAGAATATTTATGCAAAAAATGCTAGACATAGATCAAGTAAGAGCTTCTGAGATCATGACTCATAGAACAGAGGTTTTTTCACTCTCAAGCTCATCAAAGCTAAAAGATGTAATCAAATTGATCAAAGAAGAAGGATATTCTAGAATTCCTATATACAAAGGACAAAGCAGAGAACAGATAATTGGGATTTTAATAGCCAAAGACCTCATAGAAGTTAATAAAAAAGATATGAATAAAAACGTTTCTCAATTTATTAAACCGGCTGTATTTGTACAACAAAACAAAAGAATAAAAGACATACTAGACATTATGAGAAAAAAACAAAAAATAATGGCAATTGTAATAGATGAGTATGGTGGTTTTTCAGGAATACTTACAATAGAAGATATAGTAGAAAAAATTTTTGGAGCAATATCTGACGAATATGATATTAAAGAGGAAAAACCTCTTATCACTCAAATTGACGACAATACTTACTCAATACTTGGAGAAACCACTTTCGACGAGATTGAAGAGGTAATTGGGGTATCTATTAAACACAAAGAATATACAAATACAATTGGAGGATACTTAATAGATCTACTTGACAAAATACCAACAAAAAACGAAACCGTAAAAACAAATGATGGAGAATATTTTATTAAGGAAATTCAGAATAATAAAATAGAAACAATAACTTTTATCAAATCCAAAAAGTAG
- a CDS encoding D-alanine--D-alanine ligase → MKKNLMLIFGGVSFEHEISCKSAYSIYLALLDLNKYNIYPVYIDKCTGVWYLLDSVSEPPKSINIDVLPIVSLLPGLGIFSNNKNLEIDVVFPVIHGRTGEDGAIQGVLKVMDIPCVGAGIIGSAISSNKYFCKLLLKGFDIPLVPFIGFRQHDYFLDKEEVKRNVKEVLGYPVIVKPAVLGSSIGINVAYSENQIESFIEEALKYDLTIIIEKFIEAREIECSIIGNEKMKIFSPGEVVVQDFIFYDYDAKYSVIPGNSIIFNIPAHLETNQLLSIKEYAFLAYKNLELRGMARVDFFVEKKSGIIYLNEINTIPGFTDISMFAKMCSNDGLQFKDLVDNLIDYAFQSYINKKKRINFEE, encoded by the coding sequence TTGAAAAAAAATCTTATGTTGATATTTGGTGGCGTTTCTTTTGAGCATGAAATTTCTTGCAAATCTGCTTATAGCATTTATTTGGCCCTTTTAGATCTAAATAAATACAATATTTATCCCGTTTATATTGATAAGTGTACAGGTGTTTGGTATTTATTAGATTCTGTTTCTGAACCTCCAAAGTCCATTAATATAGATGTTTTGCCCATTGTTAGCTTATTGCCAGGTCTTGGAATTTTTTCAAATAACAAAAATCTTGAGATTGACGTTGTTTTTCCTGTTATTCATGGAAGAACCGGTGAGGATGGTGCTATTCAAGGAGTTTTAAAGGTTATGGACATTCCTTGTGTTGGTGCTGGTATTATAGGGAGCGCTATTTCTAGTAATAAGTATTTTTGCAAACTTTTGCTTAAAGGCTTTGATATCCCTTTGGTGCCTTTTATTGGATTTAGACAACACGATTATTTTTTAGATAAAGAGGAAGTAAAAAGAAATGTAAAAGAGGTTTTAGGCTATCCTGTTATTGTTAAGCCTGCGGTATTAGGCTCTTCAATTGGAATAAATGTAGCTTACAGTGAAAATCAGATTGAATCTTTTATTGAAGAGGCTTTAAAGTATGACCTTACCATTATAATAGAAAAGTTTATTGAGGCTAGAGAGATCGAATGTTCTATCATTGGAAATGAAAAGATGAAAATATTTTCTCCTGGGGAAGTTGTTGTTCAAGATTTTATATTTTATGATTATGATGCTAAATATTCTGTTATTCCTGGAAATTCTATTATTTTTAATATTCCTGCACATCTTGAGACAAATCAGCTGTTAAGCATTAAAGAATATGCTTTTCTTGCTTATAAGAATCTAGAACTCAGAGGTATGGCAAGAGTTGATTTTTTTGTTGAAAAAAAATCAGGAATTATCTATCTTAATGAAATAAACACTATTCCAGGATTTACCGATATATCTATGTTTGCTAAAATGTGTAGTAATGATGGCCTTCAGTTTAAAGATCTAGTGGATAATTTAATTGATTATGCTTTTCAAAGTTACATTAATAAGAAAAAAAGGATTAATTTTGAAGAATAA
- the hflK gene encoding FtsH protease activity modulator HflK has product MFDIKQIFNKTYEYLIIIITLILISIIVISNIFIVGPSEEAIVLRLGKLNRTLDSGIHVKIPLIEEKFIVPVKIVQEIKFGFLMSPNDIRENDNESDEGRIITGDLNIINIEWLVQYKIRDPYSFKFKVEDPETTIKDIAKSSMNRLIGDNTIFEIINDNRVGVTEGVKSSMNEIIDNYNLGIDVVQVQIRNALPPKGKVYEAFEDVNIAIQDKNKYINEGKKEFNQIVPKIKGEALKVIEEARGYKESRINNALADTEIFNAILDAYLKNPDITKERLYNEAMKEILENKDNIELIDKNFKNFLPFKEVK; this is encoded by the coding sequence ATGTTTGACATAAAACAAATTTTTAATAAAACTTACGAATATTTAATAATTATTATTACTTTAATATTAATATCAATAATAGTTATTTCAAACATATTCATAGTAGGACCATCAGAAGAAGCAATTGTGCTTCGCCTTGGCAAGCTAAACAGAACTCTTGATTCAGGAATACATGTCAAGATTCCATTAATTGAAGAAAAATTTATCGTACCCGTAAAAATAGTCCAAGAAATTAAATTTGGATTTCTAATGTCTCCAAACGATATTAGAGAAAATGATAATGAAAGCGACGAAGGTAGGATTATTACTGGAGATTTAAATATCATAAACATTGAATGGTTAGTACAATACAAAATAAGAGATCCTTATTCATTCAAGTTTAAAGTAGAAGATCCTGAGACAACAATCAAAGATATTGCAAAGTCATCAATGAATAGATTGATTGGGGATAATACTATTTTTGAAATAATAAACGATAACAGGGTGGGAGTAACAGAAGGGGTAAAATCTTCTATGAACGAAATAATAGATAATTACAATCTAGGCATTGATGTAGTACAAGTACAAATTAGAAATGCCCTACCCCCAAAAGGAAAAGTTTACGAAGCTTTTGAAGATGTAAACATTGCCATTCAAGACAAAAATAAATACATAAACGAAGGGAAAAAAGAATTTAATCAAATAGTTCCCAAAATCAAAGGTGAAGCATTAAAGGTTATTGAAGAAGCCAGGGGATATAAAGAAAGCAGAATAAACAATGCATTAGCGGATACAGAAATTTTTAATGCCATACTAGACGCTTACTTAAAAAATCCCGATATTACAAAAGAAAGGCTTTACAATGAAGCAATGAAAGAAATACTTGAAAACAAAGATAACATTGAATTAATTGACAAAAACTTTAAAAATTTTCTACCATTTAAAGAGGTAAAATAA
- the prmC gene encoding peptide chain release factor N(5)-glutamine methyltransferase produces MNINEVINYAKNKNLDTIEALLILELILKTRKELIIANIKKSLTKKEEKLFFNQIDKIEKGIPIHYILQKKEFMGIEFTLNKHVLIPRFDTECLAEEALTQIQQNGFKKILDLCCGSGCIGLSIAYYMKKKVILSDISTKALQIVEKNTKKLKLEKFVEIIHSNLLKCIKGKLDIIITNPPYLNKEELEIKNKIEKEPPKALLGFGKDGLNISRKILSQAKEKLNPNGLIIIESAPWQIKSLKDFAIKKGFSYLKTIYDLEKRERALILGQRDDTSIRDCTLNKDK; encoded by the coding sequence ATGAATATAAACGAAGTTATAAATTATGCTAAAAATAAAAATTTAGATACAATAGAGGCACTGCTAATACTTGAATTAATTTTAAAAACCAGAAAAGAATTAATAATTGCAAATATAAAAAAAAGCTTAACAAAAAAAGAAGAAAAACTTTTTTTTAATCAAATAGACAAAATAGAAAAAGGAATTCCTATTCACTACATTCTTCAAAAGAAAGAGTTTATGGGGATTGAATTTACTCTAAACAAACACGTATTAATACCAAGATTTGATACAGAATGTTTAGCTGAAGAAGCCTTAACTCAAATTCAACAAAATGGTTTTAAAAAAATATTAGACTTATGCTGCGGCAGTGGGTGCATAGGGCTTTCGATTGCCTATTACATGAAAAAAAAAGTAATACTCTCAGATATTTCAACAAAAGCTTTACAAATAGTCGAAAAAAATACAAAAAAGCTCAAACTTGAAAAATTTGTAGAAATAATTCACTCTAATTTGCTAAAATGTATAAAGGGAAAGCTTGATATAATTATCACAAATCCTCCTTATTTAAACAAAGAAGAATTAGAAATAAAAAATAAAATAGAAAAAGAACCCCCAAAAGCTCTCTTGGGATTTGGAAAAGATGGGCTTAATATTTCTAGAAAAATATTAAGCCAAGCAAAAGAAAAGCTTAACCCAAATGGGCTAATAATAATAGAATCGGCTCCTTGGCAAATAAAAAGCCTGAAGGATTTTGCAATCAAAAAAGGATTTTCATATTTAAAAACAATTTATGATCTTGAAAAAAGAGAAAGAGCACTAATATTAGGACAAAGAGATGATACAAGCATACGAGATTGCACACTTAATAAAGATAAATGA
- a CDS encoding UDP-N-acetylmuramoyl-L-alanyl-D-glutamate--2,6-diaminopimelate ligase, which yields MNKKLNEVLLKLDQDLIKCVKGSLDLEISGVTYSSKLVLPRFVFFALPGIHFDGHDFIEIAIQKGSNVIVCSRDIDFYSPNVTYIQVDDFNIRKFMSNFSNIFYDEPSKKIKVIGVTGTDGKSSVCYYIYLLLKKRGVKAGFISTVFFDDGSGILIKNPYRQSTPESTEIHSILSSMVKNEAQYAILESTSHGLDPETARLIDVNYFAAVFTNIGHEHLEFHGTIQNYLNVKLGLFRSVSDDTGFGVVNLDDFYSSDFKNVVKKSFTYSLKSSKADFFVSFIDEKADSTEFEFYHKGVKYFANVNLLGSFNVENVMAALILVSQILNSDIKDIVDELICIKSLDGRMDSINLGQNFSVIIDYAHTPGSFSKLFPIFKKFTTNRLISVFGSAGERDIEKRFLQGQIADVYSDLIVLCDEDPRGENSMYIIKNIAKGIVNKVVNQDLFFIPDRKQAIEKAISLAKAGDLVVVLGKGHESSIIYKNREVFWNEQEVVKNAILSLEKSKKEK from the coding sequence ATGAATAAAAAACTTAATGAAGTTTTATTAAAGTTAGATCAAGATTTAATAAAATGTGTAAAAGGTTCTCTTGATTTGGAAATATCAGGAGTTACTTATAGTTCTAAATTGGTTTTGCCTAGGTTTGTGTTTTTTGCTCTTCCAGGAATTCATTTTGATGGGCATGATTTTATTGAAATTGCAATTCAAAAGGGTAGCAATGTTATTGTATGTTCACGAGATATAGATTTTTACAGTCCTAATGTTACGTATATTCAGGTGGATGACTTTAATATAAGAAAATTTATGTCTAATTTTTCAAATATTTTTTATGATGAGCCTTCAAAAAAAATAAAAGTTATTGGAGTTACTGGCACTGATGGTAAAAGTTCTGTTTGTTATTATATATATCTTCTTTTAAAAAAAAGGGGTGTTAAAGCAGGTTTTATATCGACGGTATTTTTTGATGACGGGAGTGGGATCTTGATTAAAAATCCTTATAGACAATCAACTCCTGAGTCTACAGAAATTCATTCAATTTTAAGCAGTATGGTTAAAAATGAAGCTCAATATGCAATTCTTGAATCTACTTCTCACGGCCTTGACCCTGAAACAGCAAGACTTATTGATGTTAATTATTTTGCAGCTGTTTTTACCAATATTGGACATGAGCATCTTGAATTTCATGGTACAATTCAAAATTATTTGAATGTCAAACTCGGTCTTTTCCGGTCTGTTAGTGATGATACTGGTTTTGGTGTTGTTAATCTTGATGACTTTTATTCTTCTGATTTTAAGAATGTCGTTAAGAAATCTTTTACTTATAGCTTAAAAAGTAGTAAGGCAGATTTTTTTGTCAGTTTTATTGATGAGAAAGCCGATTCTACCGAGTTTGAATTTTATCACAAGGGGGTTAAATATTTTGCTAATGTTAACCTGCTGGGGAGCTTTAATGTTGAGAATGTAATGGCTGCTCTTATTTTAGTTTCTCAAATTTTAAATAGCGATATTAAAGACATTGTTGATGAGCTTATTTGCATTAAAAGTCTTGATGGGCGTATGGATAGTATTAATTTAGGGCAAAATTTTTCTGTAATCATTGATTATGCTCATACTCCTGGTTCTTTTTCTAAACTTTTTCCTATTTTTAAAAAATTTACTACCAATAGGTTGATTTCTGTTTTTGGTTCTGCAGGAGAAAGAGATATTGAAAAAAGATTTTTACAGGGACAAATTGCAGATGTTTATTCTGATTTAATAGTACTTTGCGATGAAGATCCAAGAGGCGAGAATAGCATGTATATAATTAAAAACATTGCAAAAGGAATTGTAAATAAAGTTGTAAATCAGGATTTATTTTTTATTCCTGATAGGAAGCAGGCTATTGAAAAAGCAATAAGTCTTGCAAAGGCAGGGGATTTGGTTGTAGTTCTGGGCAAAGGCCATGAAAGTTCAATAATTTATAAAAATAGAGAAGTTTTTTGGAATGAACAAGAGGTAGTTAAAAATGCTATTTTAAGTTTAGAAAAATCAAAAAAGGAGAAGTGA
- the prfA gene encoding peptide chain release factor 1 has translation MFLEKLNSATSKIKLIEEKLQDINLIKDQKKYSKIIKEYTYLEKINTKKIEYEKILSQINDNKTIFEKEEQQEMKELIKQELIDLDKKKEDLEHQIKILLLHQDENDSKNIIIEIRAGTGGEEAALFANNLYSMYIKYSEKKKWKTGIINFNETELGGFKEIIFEIKGKDVFKKLKYESGVHRVQRIPITESNGRLQTSAATVAVLPNIEETEIDINEKDLRIDVYRSSGAGGQHVNTTDSAVRITHLPTGIVVQCQNERSQHKNKDQAMKILRARLYEFEDSKKQEQRSSNRKQQVGSGDRSERIRTYNFPQNRITDHRANITLYKLEEFMQGELDPLLDPLMIALQEKELKISNI, from the coding sequence ATGTTTTTAGAAAAATTAAATTCAGCGACAAGTAAGATTAAGTTAATAGAAGAAAAATTGCAAGATATAAATCTAATTAAAGATCAAAAAAAATATTCAAAAATAATAAAAGAATATACATATTTAGAAAAAATAAATACTAAAAAAATTGAATACGAAAAAATACTAAGTCAAATTAATGATAACAAAACGATCTTCGAAAAAGAAGAACAGCAAGAAATGAAAGAGCTGATAAAACAAGAACTAATTGATCTAGATAAAAAAAAAGAAGATCTTGAACATCAAATAAAAATACTACTTTTACATCAAGATGAAAATGATAGCAAAAATATAATAATAGAAATTAGGGCTGGAACAGGTGGAGAAGAAGCTGCTCTTTTTGCAAACAATCTTTATAGCATGTATATAAAATATTCAGAGAAAAAAAAATGGAAAACAGGAATCATAAACTTCAATGAAACAGAACTTGGGGGTTTTAAAGAAATAATCTTTGAAATTAAAGGAAAAGATGTATTTAAAAAATTAAAATACGAAAGTGGTGTTCACAGGGTGCAAAGAATCCCCATAACAGAATCTAACGGAAGGCTTCAAACTTCGGCTGCTACAGTAGCAGTGCTACCTAATATTGAAGAAACTGAAATTGATATCAATGAGAAAGATTTAAGAATTGACGTTTACAGATCATCTGGAGCTGGCGGACAACACGTCAATACAACTGATTCTGCCGTCAGAATAACGCACTTACCAACAGGAATTGTTGTACAGTGCCAAAACGAAAGAAGTCAGCATAAAAACAAAGATCAAGCAATGAAAATATTAAGAGCAAGACTTTATGAATTTGAAGATTCCAAAAAACAAGAGCAAAGGTCAAGCAATAGAAAACAACAAGTCGGCTCAGGAGATAGATCTGAAAGAATTAGAACCTATAATTTTCCTCAAAATAGAATAACAGATCATAGAGCAAACATCACTCTTTATAAATTAGAAGAATTTATGCAAGGAGAACTTGATCCACTTCTTGACCCCTTGATGATAGCACTTCAAGAAAAAGAATTAAAAATCAGCAACATATAG
- the spoT gene encoding guanosine-3',5'-bis(diphosphate) 3'-pyrophosphohydrolase, with product MIQAYEIAHLIKINDLEKAKNIFKKTVENTYKDEFERKSIFKALEIAEQLHYGQYRESGEPYIIHPIMVSLFLAKFQLDFKATIAGLLHDVLEDTNVEKEEIVKEFDEEILSLIDGVTKIHDLHNKTRSIKEANTISKMFFAMTHDIRIIIIKLADKLHNMTTLSYLPKNRQDRIAKDCLSTYVPIAERLGISSLKTYLEDLSFKHLYPKDYKEIKNFLSETKIEREKKLYKGKLSIEKELQKSGIEAEITVRSKHFYSIFRKMQTRTNKLTQIFDTLGIRIICKKQKECYEILEIVHRVWKPIPGRLKDYIASPKENKYQSLHTTVRIPEDNQLIEIQIRTEEMDRIANYGVAAHWIYKEQIELKADDLSFINRIKKWQQESANKSQYSMNDIHKELLNTFIYVYTPEGEVVELPFGSNSIDFAYIIHTDIGDQALYAKINGKISSITKPLKNEQIVEIFTSKDSKPDVIWLNSVRTKKARSKIRSWLNKNDNTIFVDNNIIAYLVGANKEQRKLFSLFKSYTKAKIKRIAIDPECSPTTGEDIIGIIHKDEIIVHNENCQKLKSYKKTQLIEVEWEATPTRKVHHIILLLKELKGIFSYLENIFTLNDVRLISEKIEDCGNGHGITNIIVSSNAKNITKIISALKENPNILQIMQIEEDIKNYDN from the coding sequence ATGATACAAGCATACGAGATTGCACACTTAATAAAGATAAATGATCTTGAAAAGGCTAAAAATATTTTTAAAAAAACTGTTGAGAATACTTACAAAGATGAATTTGAACGAAAAAGCATATTCAAAGCTCTAGAAATAGCAGAACAACTCCATTATGGCCAATACAGAGAAAGTGGAGAGCCTTACATCATTCACCCAATAATGGTTTCATTATTTCTTGCCAAATTTCAACTAGACTTTAAAGCAACCATTGCTGGACTGCTGCATGACGTACTTGAAGATACAAATGTTGAAAAAGAAGAAATAGTAAAAGAATTTGACGAGGAAATTTTAAGCTTAATCGACGGTGTAACTAAAATTCATGATTTACATAATAAAACAAGAAGCATAAAAGAGGCTAATACTATCTCAAAAATGTTTTTTGCAATGACACATGACATTAGAATAATAATAATAAAACTGGCAGACAAACTTCATAATATGACAACTCTCTCTTATTTACCCAAAAACAGACAAGATAGGATTGCAAAAGATTGTCTTTCAACTTATGTTCCAATAGCAGAGCGCCTTGGAATATCATCTCTTAAAACATATCTTGAAGATCTTTCATTTAAGCATCTTTATCCTAAAGATTATAAAGAAATAAAAAATTTTTTATCTGAAACAAAAATAGAAAGAGAAAAAAAATTATACAAAGGCAAATTATCAATAGAAAAAGAACTTCAAAAAAGCGGAATTGAAGCAGAAATTACAGTAAGATCAAAACACTTTTATTCAATATTTAGGAAAATGCAAACAAGAACAAACAAGCTTACTCAAATTTTTGACACTCTAGGAATAAGAATAATTTGTAAAAAACAAAAAGAATGTTATGAGATATTAGAAATTGTTCACCGGGTGTGGAAACCAATCCCGGGAAGACTTAAAGACTACATTGCAAGCCCAAAAGAAAATAAATATCAATCACTACACACTACCGTAAGAATACCTGAGGATAACCAGCTTATTGAAATACAAATTCGAACAGAAGAAATGGACAGAATTGCTAATTATGGGGTTGCAGCCCACTGGATATATAAAGAACAAATTGAACTTAAAGCTGATGATCTTTCATTTATAAACCGAATAAAAAAATGGCAACAAGAATCGGCCAATAAAAGTCAATATTCAATGAATGATATACACAAGGAGTTATTAAATACATTCATATATGTTTACACCCCAGAAGGAGAAGTAGTAGAGCTTCCTTTTGGATCAAATTCAATTGATTTTGCATACATAATTCACACAGATATTGGAGACCAAGCTCTTTATGCAAAAATAAATGGAAAAATAAGCTCAATCACAAAACCGCTTAAAAACGAACAAATTGTTGAAATATTCACATCAAAAGATTCAAAACCGGATGTAATATGGCTAAACAGCGTAAGAACAAAAAAGGCCCGATCAAAAATTAGATCATGGCTTAACAAAAATGACAATACAATTTTTGTAGACAACAACATTATTGCGTATCTTGTTGGAGCAAATAAAGAGCAAAGAAAGCTTTTTAGCTTATTTAAATCTTATACCAAAGCCAAAATAAAAAGAATTGCAATAGATCCTGAATGTAGTCCAACAACAGGCGAAGATATTATTGGAATAATACATAAAGACGAAATAATAGTGCATAATGAAAATTGCCAAAAGCTTAAATCCTATAAAAAAACCCAATTGATTGAAGTTGAGTGGGAAGCAACACCAACTAGAAAAGTACATCACATTATTTTACTTTTAAAAGAACTTAAAGGAATATTTAGCTATCTTGAAAACATTTTCACACTCAATGACGTAAGACTTATTAGCGAAAAAATAGAAGACTGCGGCAATGGTCATGGAATAACAAATATAATAGTCTCATCAAATGCTAAAAATATAACAAAAATTATTTCTGCTTTAAAAGAAAACCCAAATATCTTACAAATAATGCAAATAGAAGAAGATATTAAAAATTATGACAATTAA
- a CDS encoding TatD family hydrolase yields MMDYLLETEKSIFFDKLIDTHVHFYELKKRSLDIDYVIDECFKNGFCYFLDVGLHPSDFNDRKDLLSPYSNVFLTSGIHPLNLSDHFKDDIKQLEKILISENVVAVGEMGLDYFKTDNKRFQIKAFEEQLYLADKYKKPVILHIRDAYEDTYNIVKSLNFLNRGILHCYSGTYEYAKKFIDLGFKVSFSGNITFKNAQPLRIVVGKLNINDLLIETDSPFLAPVPLRGKINSPLFLGYICLEIARIKNCSVNDVAIAVYNNFKDLLLLH; encoded by the coding sequence ATGATGGACTATTTACTTGAAACTGAAAAATCCATTTTTTTTGATAAATTAATAGATACTCATGTTCATTTTTATGAATTAAAGAAGAGATCTTTGGATATCGATTACGTTATTGATGAATGTTTTAAAAACGGCTTTTGTTATTTTCTTGATGTTGGCTTGCATCCTAGTGATTTTAATGATAGAAAAGATCTTTTAAGCCCTTATTCTAATGTGTTTTTAACATCAGGTATTCATCCTTTAAATTTAAGTGATCATTTTAAAGATGATATTAAACAGCTTGAAAAAATTTTGATTAGTGAAAATGTTGTTGCTGTTGGAGAGATGGGTCTTGATTATTTTAAAACAGATAACAAGAGATTTCAAATTAAAGCTTTTGAAGAGCAATTGTATTTGGCTGATAAATATAAAAAGCCAGTTATTTTGCATATAAGGGATGCTTATGAGGATACCTATAATATTGTAAAGTCTTTAAATTTTTTAAATAGGGGCATATTGCATTGTTATTCAGGAACTTATGAGTATGCTAAAAAATTTATTGATTTAGGATTTAAAGTTTCTTTTTCGGGTAATATAACCTTTAAAAATGCACAACCTTTAAGGATTGTTGTTGGCAAATTAAATATTAATGATCTTTTAATAGAAACGGATAGTCCCTTTTTAGCTCCGGTGCCACTGAGAGGTAAAATTAATTCACCTTTGTTTTTAGGATATATATGCCTTGAGATTGCAAGGATTAAAAATTGCTCTGTTAATGATGTTGCTATTGCAGTATACAATAACTTTAAAGATCTTTTATTGCTGCATTAA